One segment of Pasteurella skyensis DNA contains the following:
- the lon gene encoding endopeptidase La yields the protein MTTNKKSIDLPLLPLRDVVVFPFMVMPLFVGREKSIQSLQAAMDNNKQLFLVTQKDPNNEDPTTDDIYDIGVVANIIQMLNLPDGTVKVLVEGKQRAKIKKVTDSEVGFFANVEPLVSDYQDDDNELKAVVRTVLAEFENYVKNNKKIPSEILPKLQKITFEERLADTMAANLIASTTKKQELLKEVNLVARFEALLIVMATELDTLETESRIRNRVKQQMEKNQRDYYLNEQIKAIQKELGNGEDQEESELEQLKQKIAEAKMPTEAKEKAESELKKLKLMPQGSAEATVVRGYIDWLLQVPWSKRSVVKKNLQKAQEVLDKDHHGLERVKERILEYLAVQTRLNKLKGPILCLVGPPGVGKTSLGQSVANATGRKYIRMALGGVRDEAEIRGHRRTYIGSMPGQLIQKMAKVGVKNPLFLLDEIDKMAQDMRGDPASALLEVLDPEQNKAFNDHYLEVDYDLSDVMFVATSNSMNIPPALLDRMEVIRLSGYTEDEKMNIARKHLVEKQKNNNGLKAAELDIEDSAILGIIRYYTREAGVRNLEREIAKICRKAVKALVLDKKLKSITVNESNLDEYLGVKRFDYGKMDTQNRIGEVTGLAWTEVGGDLLTIETASVIGKGKFSFTGSLGDVMKESIQAAMVVVRSRAERLGIATDFYEKRDIHVHVPDGATPKDGPSAGIAMCTALISTLTGNPVRADVAMTGEINLRGQVLPIGGLKEKLLAAHRGGIKTVIIPKENEKDLEEIPNNAKEALAIYPVETIDEVLSIALENAPEGIVIPKSNIKGKTKIAQAIQ from the coding sequence ATGACAACAAATAAAAAAAGTATTGATTTACCTCTTCTTCCATTAAGAGATGTTGTGGTGTTTCCATTTATGGTAATGCCACTTTTTGTCGGTCGAGAAAAATCAATTCAAAGTTTACAAGCTGCAATGGATAATAATAAGCAGCTGTTTTTGGTGACACAAAAAGACCCAAATAATGAAGATCCTACTACTGATGATATTTATGATATTGGTGTCGTAGCAAATATTATTCAGATGTTAAATTTACCCGATGGTACAGTAAAAGTATTGGTGGAAGGGAAACAAAGAGCAAAAATTAAAAAGGTTACCGATAGTGAAGTCGGCTTTTTCGCTAATGTTGAACCACTCGTATCTGATTATCAAGACGATGATAATGAATTGAAGGCAGTAGTCAGAACAGTTTTAGCTGAGTTTGAAAATTATGTAAAAAATAATAAAAAAATTCCATCTGAGATTCTACCAAAGCTACAAAAGATTACTTTTGAAGAACGTTTAGCAGATACGATGGCAGCAAATCTCATTGCTTCTACAACGAAAAAGCAAGAGTTGTTAAAAGAAGTTAACTTAGTTGCACGTTTTGAGGCGCTATTAATTGTTATGGCGACAGAGTTAGATACATTAGAAACGGAAAGTCGTATTCGTAATCGTGTTAAACAGCAAATGGAAAAGAATCAACGTGATTACTATTTGAATGAGCAAATTAAAGCGATTCAGAAAGAGTTAGGTAATGGTGAAGATCAGGAAGAGTCTGAATTAGAGCAGCTTAAGCAAAAAATTGCAGAGGCAAAAATGCCCACTGAAGCTAAAGAAAAAGCAGAAAGTGAGTTAAAAAAATTAAAATTGATGCCTCAAGGTTCTGCTGAAGCAACGGTAGTACGTGGCTATATTGATTGGTTATTGCAAGTGCCGTGGAGCAAGCGGTCAGTTGTGAAGAAAAATTTGCAAAAAGCACAAGAGGTGTTAGATAAAGATCATCACGGTTTAGAGCGTGTGAAAGAGCGAATTTTAGAATATTTAGCGGTACAAACCCGTTTGAATAAATTAAAAGGCCCAATTCTTTGTTTGGTAGGGCCTCCAGGTGTGGGCAAAACCTCTCTTGGACAGTCTGTCGCAAATGCCACTGGGCGTAAATATATACGTATGGCGTTAGGTGGTGTACGTGATGAAGCAGAGATTCGAGGACATCGCCGTACCTATATCGGTTCAATGCCAGGACAATTAATTCAAAAAATGGCAAAAGTAGGGGTAAAAAACCCACTCTTTTTACTGGATGAAATCGATAAAATGGCACAGGATATGCGAGGAGACCCAGCTTCTGCGTTATTAGAAGTGTTAGATCCAGAGCAGAATAAAGCCTTTAATGACCACTATTTAGAAGTGGATTACGATTTATCTGATGTGATGTTCGTTGCAACCTCAAATTCGATGAATATCCCACCTGCACTTTTAGATAGAATGGAAGTAATTCGTCTTTCAGGCTATACCGAAGATGAAAAAATGAATATTGCTAGAAAACATTTGGTTGAAAAGCAAAAAAACAATAACGGCTTAAAGGCAGCAGAGTTAGATATTGAAGACAGTGCTATTTTAGGTATTATTCGTTATTACACACGTGAAGCAGGGGTACGTAATTTAGAACGTGAAATTGCCAAAATTTGTCGTAAAGCGGTAAAAGCATTGGTATTAGATAAAAAATTAAAATCAATTACAGTAAATGAAAGTAATCTTGATGAATACCTTGGTGTAAAACGTTTTGATTATGGAAAAATGGATACTCAAAATCGCATTGGTGAAGTAACAGGGCTGGCGTGGACAGAAGTGGGTGGTGATTTACTTACCATTGAGACTGCTTCTGTAATAGGAAAAGGTAAATTCTCATTTACTGGCTCTTTAGGCGATGTAATGAAAGAGTCTATTCAAGCGGCAATGGTTGTTGTACGCTCTCGTGCCGAAAGATTAGGTATCGCAACAGATTTCTATGAAAAACGAGATATTCACGTTCACGTACCTGATGGCGCAACACCAAAAGATGGTCCAAGTGCGGGTATTGCAATGTGTACTGCCTTGATATCTACTCTTACTGGTAATCCTGTGCGAGCTGATGTTGCAATGACAGGAGAGATCAACCTAAGAGGACAAGTGTTGCCTATTGGTGGTTTAAAAGAGAAACTATTAGCGGCACATCGTGGTGGCATTAAAACAGTGATTATTCCAAAAGAGAATGAGAAAGACCTTGAGGAAATTCCCAATAATGCAAAAGAAGCATTAGCTATTTATCCTGTAGAAACGATCGATGAAGTGCTTAGTATCGCGTTGGAAAATGCGCCAGAAGGAATTGTTATTCCAAAGAGTAATATTAAAGGGAAAACTAAAATAGCTCAGGCTATTCAATAA
- a CDS encoding SPOR domain-containing protein: MQKRDYVRPSKKKSNVNTSIIIAVVIAVLLSAASFLWVLKEKAPVESVERIKKPTKSEVIPSLPSDPEKGYSYIRDLQNREISIDDSEKALTERAQLSKKQQTLLEEKKLAELEQKKLEEQQLAEQQQQDEEPKTVVSETDEKVVKKLKEKELAEHLALEKRKLAESKRKHITAGFGIQCGAFKNRDQADNMYARLSMAGFDAKVVTQSGWNRVMVGPLGDRKAAKEAMEKAKKVAECLVVGM, translated from the coding sequence GTGCAAAAACGTGATTATGTTCGTCCTTCAAAGAAGAAAAGTAATGTCAATACCAGTATTATTATTGCGGTAGTAATTGCGGTATTGCTGTCTGCAGCTTCATTCCTTTGGGTGTTGAAAGAAAAAGCGCCTGTGGAGTCGGTAGAGCGTATAAAAAAACCAACTAAATCGGAAGTTATACCAAGCTTACCAAGTGATCCAGAGAAAGGGTACAGTTATATTCGTGATTTACAAAACCGTGAAATTTCTATTGATGACAGTGAAAAAGCACTGACAGAACGTGCCCAGCTTAGTAAGAAGCAACAGACTTTATTAGAAGAAAAAAAATTAGCTGAATTAGAGCAAAAAAAATTAGAAGAGCAGCAATTGGCAGAACAGCAACAGCAAGATGAAGAGCCTAAAACTGTGGTGTCAGAGACTGATGAGAAAGTAGTGAAAAAATTGAAAGAGAAAGAGTTAGCAGAGCATTTAGCTTTAGAAAAGCGTAAATTGGCAGAAAGTAAGAGGAAGCACATAACAGCTGGTTTTGGTATTCAATGTGGAGCCTTTAAAAATAGAGACCAAGCCGATAATATGTATGCAAGGCTATCGATGGCAGGTTTTGATGCGAAAGTGGTGACACAATCGGGTTGGAATCGAGTAATGGTTGGTCCTTTAGGGGATCGTAAAGCTGCAAAAGAGGCGATGGAAAAAGCGAAAAAAGTGGCAGAGTGTTTAGTGGTTGGAATGTAA